The proteins below come from a single bacterium genomic window:
- the amrB gene encoding AmmeMemoRadiSam system protein B: protein MSRHDPGRASGGRAGRKPLPKLRSLDFVTAEWDGERVVCARDYEGLLDGPVLLPLPIVLVALLLDGRRDAAAVQVEYARLSGGLLLAPADLDRIVAELDAAGLLDSPALIARRRAAAAAYRAAPHRAMAHAGAAYPADPAACAAALERHLADGGAVRNGEVAAAPRGILAPHIDFARGGLMYGRAYASLASLPAGCCVVVVGVAHAGSEAPYVLTTKGYETPFGVVDVDRRLLDAVVARAPFDPLDEEPVHRGEHSVEFQVLWVAHMLRGRPFTVLPVLTGPLDAYTTNGSPASVPEIEAFIGALRDAVAAEDRPVCVIGGVDLSHVGPRFGDQEAVGPALAQRASSADRAALRHVEAGDAEGWWRTVAADGNRCHVCGLGAVYTVLRLLAPVRGRVLGYDQGVDPAGGLVGFSAVTLG from the coding sequence GTGAGCCGTCACGACCCTGGGCGCGCGTCGGGCGGCCGCGCCGGCCGGAAGCCCCTGCCGAAGCTCCGCTCGCTCGACTTCGTAACGGCCGAGTGGGACGGCGAGCGCGTCGTCTGCGCGCGTGACTATGAGGGTCTGCTCGACGGCCCGGTGCTGCTGCCGCTCCCGATCGTGCTGGTGGCGCTGCTCCTAGACGGGCGGCGGGACGCCGCCGCGGTGCAGGTGGAGTACGCGCGGCTCTCCGGCGGTCTCCTGCTTGCCCCGGCGGACCTCGACCGCATCGTCGCCGAGCTCGACGCGGCGGGCCTCCTTGACAGTCCCGCCCTGATCGCGCGGCGCCGCGCGGCCGCCGCCGCGTACCGGGCGGCGCCGCATCGCGCGATGGCGCACGCGGGCGCCGCGTATCCGGCGGATCCCGCGGCGTGCGCCGCGGCGCTCGAGCGGCACCTCGCGGACGGCGGCGCGGTCCGCAACGGGGAGGTCGCGGCCGCCCCGCGCGGTATCCTCGCGCCGCACATCGATTTCGCGCGCGGCGGGCTGATGTACGGGCGCGCCTACGCGTCCCTCGCCTCCCTTCCGGCCGGCTGCTGCGTCGTGGTGGTCGGCGTAGCCCACGCCGGTTCCGAGGCGCCGTACGTCCTCACGACCAAGGGCTACGAGACCCCGTTTGGGGTCGTCGACGTTGACCGGCGGCTGCTCGACGCCGTGGTGGCCCGCGCGCCGTTCGATCCGCTCGACGAGGAGCCGGTCCACCGCGGAGAGCACTCCGTCGAGTTCCAGGTGCTGTGGGTTGCCCACATGCTGCGCGGCCGGCCGTTCACGGTATTGCCGGTGCTCACGGGCCCCCTCGACGCCTATACGACGAACGGGAGCCCGGCGTCGGTGCCGGAGATCGAAGCGTTTATCGGCGCGCTACGCGACGCCGTGGCGGCCGAGGACCGTCCGGTGTGCGTCATCGGCGGCGTTGACCTCAGCCATGTCGGCCCGCGTTTCGGCGATCAGGAGGCGGTGGGGCCGGCGCTGGCACAGCGCGCGTCGAGCGCCGACCGGGCCGCCCTCCGCCACGTGGAGGCCGGGGATGCGGAGGGGTGGTGGCGGACCGTCGCAGCCGACGGCAACCGCTGCCACGTCTGCGGGCTCGGCGCCGTCTACACCGTCCTGCGGCTGCTCGCGCCCGTCAGGGGCCGCGTGCTGGGATACGACCAGGGCGTGGATCCCGCCGGCGGCCTCGTCGGCTTCTCCGCGGTCACCCTCGGCTAA
- the lexA gene encoding transcriptional repressor LexA has protein sequence MGRVLTKRQREILGYLLDSMQRKGYPPSVREIGAALGLTSSSTVHSHLAALEKKGYIRRDPSKPRAIEVLKDGASQPPKRVINVPVVGRIAAGAPLLAEENIEDVFPLPRDFVREDGAFILRVRGDSMIEAGIYDGDFVVIRPQATASNGEIVAALLGDEATVKRFYKERDHVRLQPENSTMSPIITREVTVIGKAVALIRRLS, from the coding sequence GTGGGCAGAGTCTTGACGAAGCGCCAACGCGAGATTCTCGGATATCTGCTCGACAGTATGCAGCGCAAGGGCTATCCGCCGTCGGTGCGAGAGATCGGCGCGGCGCTCGGGCTGACGAGCAGCTCGACGGTTCACAGCCACCTCGCGGCGCTGGAGAAGAAGGGCTACATCCGGCGCGACCCGAGCAAGCCCCGGGCGATCGAGGTCCTGAAGGACGGCGCCAGCCAGCCGCCCAAGCGCGTGATCAACGTCCCGGTCGTCGGCCGGATCGCGGCGGGTGCGCCGCTCCTGGCCGAGGAAAACATCGAGGACGTCTTCCCGCTGCCCCGCGATTTCGTGCGCGAGGACGGGGCCTTTATCCTGAGGGTACGCGGCGACAGCATGATCGAGGCCGGCATCTACGACGGCGACTTCGTGGTTATCCGGCCGCAGGCCACAGCGTCCAACGGCGAGATCGTCGCGGCGCTCCTCGGCGACGAGGCGACCGTAAAGCGGTTCTACAAAGAGCGCGACCATGTCCGGCTCCAGCCTGAGAACAGCACGATGTCGCCGATCATTACGCGGGAGGTCACGGTCATCGGCAAGGCCGTCGCCCTGATCCGCCGGCTGTCGTAG
- a CDS encoding ABC transporter permease, producing the protein MSETLARAAAAAETITLDARPSPAPRRAAYRGLRAGTILAVLAIWEILSRTRAVPAVFLPSPETVAAELAHLAQTGDLWRSTGASLGRIGAGFVLGSAAGLIVGILAGISPRAEAIADPLIAAVYPIPKIALLPLLILWLGIGETPKVVLIAVGAFFPVAVGTATAIRDVDPLLIRAARSFGADHAQVVTKVQLPAAVPAVFASLRLAAGMSLLLVVSAEMIAATAGIGYLILYAGDLMQTSRLLAGIVVLSILGLLSTTGLAALERRLFRGRARRSW; encoded by the coding sequence ATGAGCGAAACCCTCGCGCGCGCCGCCGCCGCGGCGGAGACGATCACACTCGACGCCCGCCCCTCGCCCGCGCCGCGGCGCGCGGCGTACCGCGGCCTCCGGGCCGGCACGATCCTCGCGGTGCTCGCGATCTGGGAGATCCTGAGCCGCACGCGCGCGGTACCGGCCGTCTTCCTCCCCTCCCCCGAGACGGTCGCCGCGGAGCTCGCGCATCTCGCGCAGACCGGCGACCTCTGGCGCAGCACCGGCGCGAGCCTCGGGCGCATCGGCGCGGGGTTCGTCTTGGGCAGCGCCGCGGGCCTCATCGTCGGCATCCTCGCGGGCATTTCGCCGCGCGCGGAGGCGATCGCGGACCCGCTGATCGCCGCGGTCTACCCGATACCCAAGATCGCGCTGCTGCCGCTCCTTATTCTCTGGCTCGGCATCGGCGAGACGCCCAAGGTGGTGCTCATCGCGGTCGGCGCCTTCTTCCCCGTCGCCGTCGGTACCGCGACCGCCATCCGCGACGTGGACCCGCTGCTGATTCGAGCGGCGCGGAGCTTCGGTGCGGACCACGCGCAGGTCGTCACGAAGGTGCAGCTGCCGGCGGCGGTGCCCGCGGTGTTCGCGAGCCTGCGGCTCGCCGCCGGGATGTCGCTGCTGCTGGTCGTCTCCGCGGAGATGATCGCGGCGACCGCCGGGATCGGTTATCTGATCCTCTATGCGGGCGACCTCATGCAGACGTCGCGCCTGCTCGCGGGCATCGTGGTGCTCTCGATCCTCGGCCTGCTCTCCACCACGGGGCTCGCCGCGCTCGAGCGCCGCCTGTTCCGGGGCCGGGCGCGGCGCTCGTGGTAG
- the miaA gene encoding tRNA (adenosine(37)-N6)-dimethylallyltransferase MiaA: ARPTLGVDGRLIVIAGPTAAGKTQAALVVARRAGAEIVCADSRTVYRGMDVGTAKPSPAERARVPHHLLDVADPAEPFALADYQRLAREAIAGIHDRGRIAILTGGTGLYIRAVVDRVAVPAVAPDWDLRERLAAEERAGGPGTLHGRLAAVDREAAERIHPRNVRRIIRALEVWQATGAPMSSLQDQVRGRRWAPRSAGSEMVALTMDREQLRARIDRRIDDQLAAGLVEEVRRLRRAGYGRALPSMQGLGYKELAAYLDGEMTLDAAVEQLRRNTRRYAKRQLTWFRADPRYRWLDVDGEPADRIASRVLEVLP, translated from the coding sequence CGCACGCCCAACCCTAGGAGTGGACGGCCGCCTCATCGTCATCGCCGGGCCGACGGCGGCCGGCAAGACCCAGGCGGCCCTCGTCGTCGCCCGGCGGGCCGGCGCCGAGATCGTCTGCGCCGATTCGCGGACGGTCTACCGGGGCATGGACGTCGGTACCGCGAAACCCTCGCCGGCGGAGCGGGCGCGGGTACCGCATCACCTGCTCGACGTGGCCGACCCGGCCGAACCATTTGCGCTCGCGGATTACCAGCGGCTGGCGCGGGAGGCGATCGCGGGCATCCACGACCGCGGCCGGATCGCCATCCTCACCGGCGGCACCGGACTGTACATCCGCGCCGTCGTCGACCGTGTCGCGGTGCCGGCGGTCGCGCCGGACTGGGACCTGCGCGAGCGGCTCGCAGCCGAGGAACGCGCGGGCGGTCCGGGGACATTGCACGGACGGCTCGCGGCCGTTGACCGCGAGGCCGCGGAACGGATTCATCCGCGTAACGTGCGGCGCATCATCCGCGCGCTCGAGGTGTGGCAGGCGACCGGGGCGCCGATGTCGTCGCTCCAAGACCAGGTGCGCGGCCGCCGATGGGCCCCGCGGAGCGCCGGGTCCGAGATGGTCGCCCTCACGATGGACCGCGAACAACTCCGCGCGCGCATCGACCGCCGCATCGACGATCAACTCGCCGCCGGCTTGGTGGAAGAGGTACGGAGATTGCGCCGAGCCGGGTACGGGCGCGCGCTCCCGTCGATGCAGGGGCTCGGGTACAAGGAGCTCGCCGCGTATCTCGACGGTGAGATGACGTTGGACGCGGCCGTCGAGCAATTGCGGCGCAACACGCGCCGGTACGCGAAGCGCCAGCTAACGTGGTTCCGCGCGGATCCGCGATACCGGTGGCTCGACGTGGACGGCGAGCCGGCGGACCGCATCGCGTCGCGTGTTCTCGAGGTCCTGCCGTAG
- the hflX gene encoding GTPase HflX, with amino-acid sequence MRTTGTPLGHKLRRGLAAEGAEAGGRPLTEGLPHSGPERALLVGMLGAREDAGEEACQELARLAETAGAAVAGVVVQHRTRPDPATAVGAGKVEEIRSRVRSSGADVVIFDHELTPAQQRNLERALDTKVLDRTALVLDIFAQRARTREGRLQVELAQMTYLLPRLAGRGVLLSRLGGGIGTRGPGETKLEVDRRRIRTRITALGREINAMQRHRQRERQSRKDAALPVAVLVGYTNAGKSTLLNALTRAHVLTADKLFATLDPTTRRVVLPNRRTLLLVDTVGFIQKLPHDLVAAFRATLEEVTEADLLIHVIDAGHPRWTAQREAVEQVLRDLGASGTPRVTVLNKADRLSPEALRDVTAEEPDGILISAVRGVGLANLLRRVAAALPGPVERVRLVIPYQRLAVLSRLYGAGRVVRREDGAAGIVVEAEIPAAGLGPFRPYLDGRAARTAAN; translated from the coding sequence ATGCGCACCACCGGCACCCCGCTCGGGCATAAGCTGCGACGCGGCCTGGCCGCGGAGGGCGCGGAGGCGGGCGGCCGCCCGCTTACCGAGGGTCTGCCGCACAGCGGGCCCGAGCGCGCGCTGCTCGTCGGTATGCTCGGCGCCCGGGAGGACGCGGGCGAGGAGGCCTGCCAAGAATTGGCCCGGCTCGCCGAGACCGCCGGCGCCGCGGTCGCCGGTGTCGTGGTCCAGCACCGGACGCGCCCCGATCCCGCGACCGCTGTCGGCGCGGGCAAGGTGGAAGAGATCCGGTCGCGCGTGCGCTCGTCCGGTGCCGACGTGGTGATCTTCGACCACGAACTCACGCCGGCGCAGCAGCGCAATCTCGAGCGCGCGCTCGACACCAAAGTCCTCGACCGCACCGCGCTCGTGCTCGACATCTTCGCCCAGCGCGCCCGAACCCGGGAGGGCCGCCTGCAGGTCGAGCTGGCACAGATGACCTATCTGCTGCCGCGGCTCGCCGGGCGGGGCGTGCTGCTCTCCCGGCTCGGCGGCGGGATCGGCACCCGGGGTCCCGGCGAGACGAAGCTCGAGGTCGATCGCCGCCGGATCCGCACCCGGATCACCGCGCTCGGCCGCGAGATCAACGCGATGCAGCGGCACCGCCAGCGCGAGCGGCAGTCGCGCAAGGACGCGGCGCTGCCGGTCGCGGTGCTGGTCGGCTATACCAACGCGGGCAAGTCGACGCTGCTCAACGCCCTGACGCGCGCGCACGTGCTGACCGCGGACAAGTTGTTCGCGACGCTCGATCCGACGACGCGGCGCGTCGTCCTGCCGAACCGGCGCACCCTGCTGCTCGTGGATACCGTCGGCTTCATCCAGAAGTTGCCCCACGATCTCGTCGCGGCATTCCGCGCGACGCTCGAAGAGGTGACCGAGGCGGATCTCCTGATCCACGTGATCGACGCCGGCCACCCGCGGTGGACCGCCCAGCGCGAAGCGGTGGAGCAGGTGTTGCGCGATCTCGGCGCGTCCGGCACTCCGCGCGTCACGGTGCTGAACAAGGCGGATCGGCTGTCGCCGGAGGCCCTGCGCGACGTCACCGCCGAGGAACCGGACGGCATCCTCATCTCCGCCGTCCGCGGCGTCGGCCTCGCGAATCTGCTGCGCCGCGTCGCCGCGGCGCTGCCCGGACCGGTGGAGCGGGTGCGGCTCGTGATTCCGTACCAGCGCCTCGCGGTGTTGTCGCGGCTGTACGGCGCGGGGCGCGTCGTGCGACGCGAGGACGGGGCCGCCGGCATCGTCGTCGAGGCCGAGATCCCGGCGGCCGGCCTCGGGCCGTTCCGGCCGTATTTGGACGGGCGGGCGGCGCGGACGGCGGCTAACTGA
- a CDS encoding LL-diaminopimelate aminotransferase encodes MRVARRMERIPPYLFADIDKKRAALRARGVDVINISIGDPDLPTPDHIVEALTRAARDPRTHVYPPYEGTKEFREAVAAWYARRFHVTLDPGSEVLALIGSKEGLAHVPWVFVNPGDVALVSDPGYPVYNVATLMAGGEVCPVAMTREQGWVPDLSRIPEDVLRRARVLFLNYPNNPTGATADPAFFGRVVDLAKRWNILVVHDNTYSEIAYDGYRPPSFLEAPGAREIGIEFHSLSKTFCMTGWRMGFVVGNKDAVQALATLKTNIDSGQWVAIQDAAVAGLNGPEAPIRERVAIWQRRRDTVVRGLRAIGLDVPSPKATFYLWIPVPRGHTSVSFTTDLLEHTGVIVTPGNGYGAHGEGYVRISLTAPDARFEEAVRRIGDHLRAASPPSGTGRREAPASPR; translated from the coding sequence ATGCGCGTAGCGCGCCGGATGGAACGGATTCCGCCGTATCTGTTTGCCGACATCGACAAGAAGCGCGCGGCGCTGCGCGCGCGCGGTGTCGACGTCATCAACATCTCGATCGGCGATCCGGACCTCCCGACGCCGGACCACATCGTCGAGGCGCTGACCCGCGCGGCCCGCGATCCACGCACGCACGTCTATCCGCCGTACGAGGGCACGAAGGAGTTTCGCGAGGCGGTGGCCGCCTGGTACGCGCGGCGCTTCCACGTGACGCTCGACCCGGGGAGCGAGGTGCTGGCGCTGATCGGTTCCAAGGAGGGCCTCGCCCACGTGCCGTGGGTGTTCGTCAACCCGGGCGACGTAGCGCTTGTGAGCGATCCCGGCTACCCCGTCTACAACGTCGCGACGCTCATGGCCGGCGGCGAGGTCTGTCCCGTGGCCATGACCCGCGAACAGGGATGGGTGCCGGATCTGTCCCGCATCCCCGAGGACGTGCTGCGGCGCGCGCGCGTCCTCTTCCTCAACTATCCGAACAACCCCACGGGCGCGACGGCGGATCCCGCGTTCTTCGGCCGCGTCGTGGACCTGGCCAAGCGCTGGAACATCCTGGTCGTCCACGACAACACCTACTCCGAGATCGCCTACGACGGTTACCGGCCGCCGAGCTTCCTCGAAGCCCCGGGTGCGCGGGAGATCGGGATCGAGTTCCATTCGCTCAGCAAGACATTCTGCATGACGGGTTGGCGGATGGGGTTCGTCGTCGGCAACAAGGATGCGGTGCAGGCGCTCGCCACGCTCAAGACCAACATCGACAGCGGCCAGTGGGTGGCGATCCAGGACGCCGCGGTCGCCGGTCTGAACGGGCCCGAGGCGCCGATCCGCGAGCGCGTCGCGATTTGGCAGCGGCGGCGCGATACGGTGGTGCGGGGCCTCCGGGCGATCGGCCTGGACGTGCCGTCGCCGAAGGCGACGTTCTATCTGTGGATCCCGGTTCCACGCGGCCACACGTCCGTCTCGTTCACGACGGACCTGCTCGAGCACACCGGCGTGATCGTCACCCCGGGCAACGGCTACGGCGCGCACGGCGAGGGCTACGTGCGCATCTCGCTCACCGCTCCCGACGCGCGCTTCGAGGAGGCCGTGCGCCGGATCGGCGATCACCTGCGGGCGGCGTCCCCCCCTTCGGGGACCGGCCGGCGGGAAGCGCCGGCGTCACCGCGATAG
- a CDS encoding SDR family oxidoreductase, giving the protein MSGDLTGKVALVTGGGTGIGRATSLALAAEGAAVAVNYSRSRGDAEETASEITSRGGRAITVACDISDERGVEAMVDRVASGLGRLDVLVNNAGTTKFIDHRNLDALTADVWDRILAVNVKGTFFCCRAAARAMTGGGRIINIGSVAGVRGNGSSIAYAASKGAIHTMTLSLARALAPGITVNAIAPGLIETRWHGGHETENAARAARFPVKRIGRPEDIAHMAVAFATADNFLTGQVIVVDGGALL; this is encoded by the coding sequence ATGAGCGGGGACCTCACCGGCAAGGTCGCGCTGGTCACAGGGGGCGGAACCGGCATCGGGCGCGCCACGTCGCTCGCGCTCGCGGCCGAGGGCGCCGCGGTCGCGGTGAACTACAGCCGTTCGCGCGGCGACGCGGAGGAGACGGCGTCCGAAATCACATCGCGCGGCGGCCGGGCGATCACCGTTGCCTGCGACATCTCCGACGAGCGCGGCGTCGAAGCCATGGTCGACCGCGTCGCGAGCGGTCTCGGCCGCCTCGACGTATTGGTCAACAACGCCGGCACGACGAAGTTCATCGATCACCGCAACCTGGACGCCCTCACCGCGGACGTGTGGGACCGTATCCTCGCGGTGAACGTCAAAGGCACGTTCTTCTGCTGCCGCGCGGCCGCGCGGGCCATGACCGGCGGCGGCCGCATCATCAACATCGGCTCGGTCGCCGGCGTCCGCGGCAACGGCAGCTCGATCGCTTACGCCGCGAGCAAAGGCGCGATCCACACCATGACCCTGTCGCTGGCGAGAGCGCTCGCGCCCGGGATCACGGTGAACGCCATCGCCCCCGGGCTCATCGAGACTCGGTGGCACGGCGGGCACGAGACGGAAAACGCCGCCCGCGCCGCCCGCTTTCCGGTGAAGCGCATCGGCCGCCCGGAGGATATCGCCCACATGGCGGTGGCGTTCGCCACCGCCGACAACTTCCTTACCGGCCAGGTCATCGTGGTCGACGGGGGCGCGCTGCTCTAG
- a CDS encoding ABC transporter ATP-binding protein, with amino-acid sequence MRVRFEGTSKEYTRPEGEALVALAGIDLTVASGEFLAIVGPSGCGKSTLLQLAAGLIPASGGRIVFDGERAGRPLTAVVFQEFALFEWRTVLQNVAFGLEVRRVPPVERDRLAHEYIRLVGLDGFEGRYPSELSGGMRQRVGIARALSVDPAVLLMDEPLSALDAQTRQLMQDEIVGIWERTHKTVLYVTHNIHEAAYLGDRIAVLSRRPGRIRTVLQVPFERPRRDALLADAAFGRFTNEVWAMIRDEARTAMQEGA; translated from the coding sequence GTGCGAGTCCGCTTCGAGGGCACCTCGAAGGAATACACGCGGCCGGAGGGCGAGGCACTCGTGGCGCTCGCCGGCATCGACCTCACCGTCGCCAGCGGCGAGTTCCTCGCCATCGTCGGCCCGAGCGGCTGCGGCAAGTCGACGCTGCTCCAGCTCGCGGCCGGGCTCATTCCCGCCTCGGGCGGCCGGATCGTCTTCGACGGAGAGCGCGCCGGCCGGCCGCTGACCGCGGTGGTGTTTCAGGAGTTCGCGCTCTTCGAATGGCGCACGGTGCTCCAGAACGTGGCCTTCGGCCTCGAGGTGCGGCGCGTGCCGCCCGTCGAGCGCGACCGGCTCGCGCACGAGTACATCCGTCTGGTCGGACTCGACGGCTTCGAGGGCCGGTACCCGTCGGAGTTGTCGGGCGGGATGCGGCAGCGGGTCGGCATCGCCCGGGCGCTCTCGGTCGATCCCGCGGTGCTCTTGATGGACGAGCCGCTCTCGGCGCTCGACGCTCAGACACGGCAGTTGATGCAGGACGAGATCGTCGGGATCTGGGAACGGACCCACAAGACGGTGCTCTACGTCACCCACAACATCCACGAAGCCGCCTACCTCGGCGACCGCATCGCCGTGCTGTCGCGCCGGCCGGGCCGCATCCGGACCGTCCTCCAGGTGCCGTTTGAGCGTCCCCGCCGTGACGCGCTGCTGGCCGACGCGGCCTTCGGCCGGTTCACCAACGAGGTTTGGGCGATGATCCGCGACGAGGCCCGCACCGCGATGCAAGAAGGCGCCTGA